A window from Candidatus Nitrospira neomarina encodes these proteins:
- the hypE gene encoding hydrogenase expression/formation protein HypE, which yields MLNRTANGERITLAHGSGGKAMRDLIQNLLVPTFNNPILDTLEDQATIPLGELLQHGDRLAFTTDSYVVDPLFFPGGNIGELAVNGTVNDLAVSGARPLFLSCGLVIEEGFPLETLALIVEAMKQAADRAGVSIVTGDTKVVEKGSADKLFINTAGIGVIREGVAIAATKAQAGDAIITNGFIGDHGVAILLARNELALEADVQSDTQPVHDLISHMLDVCSQTHCLRDATRGGLATVLNEFASASDVSIQINESQVPIRESVRGACEILGLDPLYLANEGKIVAVVPSENAHQLVEAMRDHPLGKDSAIIGRVKAGPAGTVMLATTFGGTRIVDTLVGDQLPRIC from the coding sequence ATGCTGAACCGAACCGCTAACGGTGAACGAATTACCCTGGCTCACGGAAGTGGCGGCAAAGCCATGCGAGATCTCATCCAGAATCTGTTGGTCCCAACCTTTAATAATCCCATCCTCGATACCTTAGAAGATCAGGCCACCATCCCTTTGGGGGAATTACTTCAACATGGTGACCGGCTGGCATTTACGACGGATAGCTATGTCGTGGATCCGTTATTTTTCCCGGGAGGCAACATTGGCGAATTGGCCGTGAACGGGACGGTCAATGACCTGGCGGTCAGCGGGGCACGCCCGTTATTTTTATCATGCGGGCTGGTGATTGAAGAGGGTTTTCCCTTGGAAACCCTCGCCCTTATTGTCGAAGCTATGAAACAGGCCGCTGATCGGGCAGGGGTCTCTATTGTTACGGGAGATACCAAGGTTGTTGAAAAAGGTTCTGCGGATAAGCTCTTCATTAACACGGCGGGTATCGGTGTGATTCGAGAAGGGGTGGCCATTGCGGCAACTAAGGCTCAGGCGGGGGATGCCATCATTACGAACGGTTTTATCGGTGACCACGGCGTGGCCATTCTTCTGGCTCGAAACGAATTAGCCCTGGAAGCCGATGTTCAAAGCGACACCCAGCCAGTCCACGATCTGATTTCCCATATGCTGGATGTCTGTTCTCAGACCCATTGTTTGCGGGATGCCACGCGCGGCGGACTGGCCACGGTTCTAAATGAATTCGCCTCGGCCTCGGATGTGTCGATTCAGATCAATGAATCCCAGGTGCCTATTCGAGAATCGGTTCGAGGGGCCTGTGAAATTCTCGGACTCGATCCCCTGTACCTGGCCAATGAGGGAAAAATTGTGGCAGTGGTCCCTTCTGAGAACGCGCACCAACTTGTTGAGGCCATGCGGGACCATCCCCTGGGCAAAGACAGCGCCATCATCGGGAGGGTCAAAGCCGGACCCGCAGGAACAGTGATGCTTGCCACCACCTTCGGAGGAACACGAATCGTGGATACGCTGGTGGGGGATCAATTGCCGCGAATCTGCTAG
- a CDS encoding hydrogenase maturation nickel metallochaperone HypA/HybF, whose protein sequence is MHEIGITRNIVSIVTEKAGGEPVRRVTIAIGKLTAVLPEAIRFCFDIVSQGTVVEGADLEILEIPGTAECRTCKTHFDLEQLYDRCPCGSVDITRLTGEELLVKHMVTA, encoded by the coding sequence ATGCACGAAATAGGGATCACTCGAAATATTGTGTCCATTGTCACAGAAAAGGCCGGTGGAGAGCCGGTGAGGCGCGTGACGATCGCCATCGGTAAACTCACTGCGGTATTACCCGAAGCCATCCGGTTTTGTTTCGACATTGTCAGTCAAGGAACCGTGGTAGAAGGCGCGGATTTGGAGATCCTTGAGATTCCGGGAACAGCTGAATGCCGAACCTGTAAAACCCATTTTGATCTCGAGCAACTCTACGACCGATGTCCGTGTGGTTCTGTCGACATCACGCGGCTCACGGGGGAGGAACTGCTTGTGAAACACATGGTGACAGCCTGA
- the hypD gene encoding hydrogenase formation protein HypD, with protein MKFVDEFRDPQKARILLQEIEGLVKRVPICRDRPIWIMEVCGGHTHTIFRYGLNKMLPKEVEFIHGPGCPVCVLPRGRVDDCIALAERDEVIMTTFGDAMRVTGSKKNLLQAKAEGADVRMVYSPLDALNLARVNPDKEVVFFGIGFETTMPSTALTILQARKEGINNFSIFCNHITIIPTIKAILDSPDLQLDGFLGPGHVSMVIGTKPYAFIAEYYRKPITIAGFEPLDILQSVWMVLKQLAEGRCEVENQYTRIVPPDGNTQSLEAIQEVFELREFFEWRGLGSIDYSGVRVREEFSAFDAERKFPLPNLKIADPTSCQCGEVLKGVIKPSQCKVFGTACTPQNPLGALMVSTEGACAAYYNYGWIPEEDLHPARSSV; from the coding sequence ATGAAATTTGTCGATGAATTTCGGGATCCCCAAAAAGCCCGAATCCTTCTCCAGGAAATTGAGGGGCTGGTAAAACGGGTACCCATCTGCCGCGATCGGCCCATTTGGATCATGGAGGTCTGCGGTGGGCACACGCATACCATCTTTCGCTATGGCCTCAATAAAATGCTCCCGAAGGAAGTGGAGTTTATTCATGGACCGGGTTGTCCGGTTTGCGTCCTGCCACGAGGCCGCGTGGATGACTGTATTGCTCTGGCTGAACGAGACGAGGTGATCATGACCACTTTCGGGGATGCCATGCGGGTGACCGGCTCTAAGAAAAATCTTCTACAGGCCAAAGCCGAGGGAGCCGATGTGCGCATGGTCTATTCACCATTGGACGCCTTGAATCTCGCCCGAGTGAATCCTGACAAAGAAGTGGTGTTTTTCGGAATTGGTTTCGAGACCACCATGCCCAGTACGGCGTTGACCATACTCCAAGCTCGAAAAGAAGGGATCAACAATTTCTCGATCTTTTGTAATCACATCACGATCATTCCCACGATTAAGGCCATCCTGGATTCTCCTGATCTTCAGCTTGACGGCTTTTTGGGCCCCGGCCATGTGAGCATGGTGATCGGAACGAAGCCCTACGCATTTATCGCTGAATATTATCGAAAGCCCATCACCATCGCCGGGTTTGAACCACTGGACATATTACAATCCGTGTGGATGGTTCTGAAACAATTGGCGGAAGGACGCTGTGAAGTCGAAAATCAATATACACGGATTGTTCCTCCTGATGGGAACACGCAGTCGTTAGAGGCTATTCAAGAAGTGTTTGAACTGCGAGAATTTTTTGAATGGCGCGGGTTGGGGTCTATCGATTACTCCGGGGTCCGAGTCCGTGAAGAATTTTCTGCGTTTGACGCTGAACGAAAATTTCCTCTTCCCAATCTGAAAATTGCCGATCCCACGTCCTGCCAATGCGGGGAAGTGTTGAAGGGGGTGATTAAGCCGAGTCAATGTAAGGTATTTGGCACGGCCTGCACTCCACAAAATCCCTTGGGCGCGTTGATGGTTTCGACGGAAGGCGCCTGTGCCGCCTACTACAACTACGGCTGGATTCCTGAAGAAGATCTGCATCCGGCAAGAAGTTCGGTGTAA
- the acs gene encoding acetate--CoA ligase: MSENIETLQRSTRVIPPSPDVTANAHIQDYESAYKQSIANPEKFWDGIAKELHWFSPWNKVLDWNYPWAKWFVGGTCNIAYNCLDRHVQTWRKNKVAVIWVGEEGQERILTYGELYRQVNKCANALKSLGLNKGDRVTIYLPKIPEQIVAMLACARIGVIHTVVYSGFSATALAARIEACAARVVITADVGYDRSRKIPLKPVVDEAVAKCPTVEKVIVVQREQSSTPLQAPKELDWEAWLKDQSPTCEAEQLDSETPLYILYTSGTTGKPKGVVHVHGGYMVGTYITTKYVFDLKDEDVYFCVADPGWVTGHSYIVYGPLLNGATILTAEGKPDYPNPGRWWDLIERYGVSIFYTTPTAIRLLMKFGEDWPKKYDLSSLKVLGSVGEPINPEAWEWFHRVTGGTKPIMDTWWQTETGMIMVTPLPCVPLKPGSATRGFLGIEADVMNREGNTVEHGGGFAVIKKPWPSMMRTIYNEPDRYLLYWNTIPGVYTAGDVCHKDEDGYLWFMGRADDVVKVAGNRIGTAEVESALVSHEAVVEAAVIGKPHQTAGEQIKAFVILKQGQQETPDLIKSLQDHVLGELGKIAVPREIEIVPSLPKTRSGKIMRRVLKAKELGQDPGDISTLED; encoded by the coding sequence ATGAGTGAAAATATTGAAACACTGCAACGATCAACCCGGGTCATTCCTCCCTCACCCGACGTCACAGCCAACGCCCATATTCAAGATTATGAAAGCGCTTACAAGCAGTCTATTGCGAATCCTGAAAAATTCTGGGACGGCATTGCCAAGGAACTCCACTGGTTTTCTCCTTGGAATAAGGTCCTGGACTGGAACTATCCCTGGGCCAAATGGTTCGTGGGAGGTACCTGCAACATTGCTTACAACTGTCTCGATCGCCATGTCCAAACCTGGCGAAAAAACAAAGTGGCCGTTATCTGGGTCGGAGAAGAAGGCCAGGAACGAATCCTGACTTATGGCGAGTTATACCGGCAGGTCAACAAGTGCGCCAATGCCCTCAAAAGCCTGGGCCTCAACAAGGGGGACCGGGTGACCATTTATCTCCCGAAAATCCCCGAGCAAATTGTGGCCATGCTGGCCTGTGCTCGCATCGGCGTGATCCATACGGTGGTGTATTCGGGTTTTAGTGCCACAGCGTTAGCGGCACGCATAGAGGCATGCGCAGCGCGGGTGGTCATCACCGCGGATGTGGGGTATGACCGCAGTCGGAAAATCCCCCTCAAACCGGTCGTCGATGAAGCCGTTGCCAAATGCCCGACCGTGGAGAAAGTCATCGTGGTTCAGCGGGAACAATCATCGACCCCTCTTCAAGCCCCGAAAGAATTGGATTGGGAAGCCTGGCTCAAAGACCAATCTCCAACGTGTGAAGCCGAACAGCTTGATTCCGAAACTCCGCTCTATATCCTCTATACCTCAGGAACCACGGGAAAACCTAAAGGCGTCGTTCACGTCCATGGCGGCTATATGGTGGGCACTTACATCACGACCAAATATGTCTTCGACCTTAAAGACGAAGATGTCTATTTTTGTGTGGCGGATCCGGGGTGGGTCACCGGCCATAGTTATATCGTCTATGGACCACTCTTAAACGGAGCCACGATTTTAACGGCAGAAGGCAAACCCGACTATCCCAATCCCGGGCGCTGGTGGGATCTCATTGAACGCTATGGCGTCTCGATTTTCTATACCACCCCAACGGCCATTCGGCTGCTCATGAAATTTGGAGAGGACTGGCCGAAAAAATACGATCTCTCCTCCCTCAAGGTTTTAGGGTCGGTGGGTGAACCGATCAATCCGGAAGCCTGGGAATGGTTTCATCGGGTGACCGGTGGCACCAAACCCATCATGGATACCTGGTGGCAGACGGAAACCGGCATGATCATGGTCACACCCCTCCCCTGCGTCCCGCTCAAACCAGGCTCTGCCACCCGTGGTTTTTTAGGCATCGAAGCGGATGTCATGAACCGCGAAGGCAACACGGTGGAGCATGGCGGCGGTTTTGCCGTCATTAAGAAACCCTGGCCATCCATGATGCGCACCATCTATAACGAACCGGATCGCTATCTCCTGTATTGGAATACCATACCCGGTGTATACACCGCCGGCGATGTCTGCCATAAAGATGAAGACGGCTACTTGTGGTTTATGGGCCGGGCGGATGATGTCGTGAAAGTCGCCGGAAACCGGATCGGGACGGCTGAAGTCGAAAGTGCCTTAGTCAGCCATGAAGCGGTGGTGGAAGCCGCTGTTATCGGCAAACCGCATCAGACCGCCGGAGAACAAATCAAAGCCTTTGTCATCCTTAAGCAAGGGCAGCAGGAAACGCCCGATCTCATCAAAAGTTTGCAGGATCATGTCTTAGGGGAATTAGGCAAGATCGCCGTCCCCCGGGAAATTGAAATTGTCCCGTCACTTCCCAAAACCCGTTCCGGCAAAATCATGCGGCGGGTATTGAAGGCCAAGGAACTGGGACAGGACCCAGGTGACATTTCAACTCTTGAAGATTAG
- the hypB gene encoding hydrogenase nickel incorporation protein HypB: MCTTCGCSNTAKPRVTNLQTRHTDKTSHSSANHSHSHDDHDHGHHYHEHELDTHHDHRHEHETTVHLEQAILAKNDRLAERNRGWFLDRNIVALNLVSSPGSGKTTLLERTIHDLKDAIPISVVEGDQETLFDAERIRNAGCPVVQINTGAGCHLEADMLARGLETLQPPSNSLVLIENVGNLVCPALFDLGEHAKIVVLSVTEGEDKPLKYPHMFQHASVMLLNKIDLLSHLTFNVATCLEFAHRVNPNLQVFQVSATTGEGLQHWYDWVTAQINASNRQVVR, from the coding sequence ATGTGTACGACATGCGGGTGCTCTAATACAGCCAAGCCAAGAGTGACGAATTTGCAAACCCGGCATACTGATAAAACCAGCCATTCGTCTGCCAATCACTCTCATTCCCATGATGACCATGATCATGGGCACCACTATCACGAGCATGAGCTTGATACGCACCATGACCATCGACACGAACACGAAACCACTGTTCACCTGGAACAAGCCATTTTAGCGAAAAATGATCGCCTGGCTGAACGCAATCGTGGATGGTTTCTCGACAGAAATATTGTGGCCCTCAACCTTGTGAGTTCGCCGGGCTCAGGGAAAACGACGCTACTCGAACGCACGATTCATGATTTGAAAGATGCCATACCCATTTCGGTGGTCGAGGGGGACCAGGAAACCCTATTTGATGCCGAGCGCATACGAAACGCGGGGTGCCCGGTCGTACAAATTAATACCGGAGCCGGGTGCCATTTAGAAGCCGACATGTTGGCACGAGGTTTGGAAACGCTCCAGCCTCCATCCAATTCATTGGTGTTGATTGAAAATGTCGGGAATCTGGTCTGTCCTGCGTTATTTGATTTAGGGGAACACGCGAAAATCGTGGTTCTTTCCGTCACGGAAGGGGAAGACAAGCCGTTAAAGTATCCGCACATGTTTCAACATGCCAGCGTCATGCTCCTGAATAAAATCGATCTTCTGTCTCATCTTACCTTTAATGTCGCCACATGCCTGGAATTTGCTCATAGGGTGAATCCCAATCTTCAGGTGTTTCAGGTTTCGGCCACGACCGGCGAAGGCCTTCAACACTGGTATGACTGGGTGACTGCACAGATCAACGCTTCAAACCGGCAGGTTGTTCGCTAA